From Synoicihabitans lomoniglobus, the proteins below share one genomic window:
- a CDS encoding LacI family DNA-binding transcriptional regulator, with the protein MSKHAPSLQSIADALGVSKMSVSLALRDHPRIPAATRTRIKSEATKQGYKPNPDVSRFLSAIRKAKPGDNGLPLACITTGDAPELWRQQSPTENAYWIGASERAKLYGYYVEEFWLEEPRMSARRLSDILWNRGINGVIIPPVLRVFSEANREVSLELKWERFCAVTIGDPLTSPELNRVVHDHYTSIVTAMDRLMQLGYRRIGLCLPEHMDLTVNQRWQAGYRVFRANHPLERVEPLIRPTLVAEDVRAWIKDNRIDAVLAAGHHMPRFFRESGINIGVDVGYADLDVYPKSPEYRGVSGIMQNSEMLGMAAVDMIVGGLQRNQLGIPDVPFVTQVRGSWVDGKTTPPIDLLDRKPPRRSR; encoded by the coding sequence GTGAGTAAGCACGCCCCCAGCCTCCAATCCATCGCCGACGCCCTCGGTGTATCCAAAATGTCGGTATCGCTCGCCCTGCGCGATCACCCTCGCATCCCCGCCGCGACGCGCACGCGCATCAAAAGCGAGGCCACCAAACAGGGCTACAAACCCAACCCCGACGTCTCCCGCTTCCTCTCCGCCATCCGCAAGGCCAAACCCGGTGACAACGGCCTGCCCCTCGCCTGTATCACCACCGGCGACGCACCTGAGCTGTGGCGCCAGCAATCACCCACGGAAAACGCCTACTGGATCGGCGCGAGCGAACGCGCCAAACTCTACGGCTACTACGTTGAGGAATTCTGGCTCGAAGAACCGCGCATGAGCGCTCGCCGGCTCAGTGACATCCTGTGGAACCGCGGCATCAACGGCGTGATCATTCCGCCGGTGTTGCGCGTGTTTTCCGAAGCCAACCGCGAGGTGAGTCTGGAGTTGAAATGGGAACGGTTCTGCGCCGTCACCATCGGCGACCCCCTCACCTCCCCCGAGCTCAACCGCGTCGTCCACGACCACTACACCTCGATCGTCACCGCGATGGATCGCCTCATGCAGCTCGGCTACCGCCGCATCGGCCTGTGCCTGCCCGAGCACATGGACCTCACCGTCAACCAACGCTGGCAAGCTGGCTACCGCGTGTTCCGCGCCAACCATCCGTTGGAGCGCGTCGAACCACTCATCCGCCCCACGCTCGTGGCCGAGGACGTGCGCGCTTGGATCAAGGACAACCGCATCGACGCCGTGCTGGCGGCCGGACACCACATGCCGCGCTTCTTCCGTGAATCCGGCATCAACATCGGGGTCGATGTCGGATACGCCGACCTCGACGTTTACCCCAAGTCGCCCGAATACCGTGGCGTCAGCGGCATCATGCAGAATTCGGAGATGCTCGGCATGGCCGCGGTCGACATGATTGTCGGCGGCCTGCAACGCAACCAACTCGGCATCCCCGACGTGCCCTTCGTGACGCAGGTCCGCGGCAGTTGGGTCGACGGCAAGACCACGCCCCCGATTGATTTGCTCGATCGCAAACCCCCGCGCCGGTCGCGCTGA
- a CDS encoding FadR/GntR family transcriptional regulator, producing the protein MTKPLQRTPLPEAIARHLLDEFGTAEWLPPERQLAADLGVSRAALREAIKRLENQGLLESRHGVGVRVTRNFNAPLGQLLTHAVPSPSARIRQFAAVRVLVEPEIARLAALRAKPADLARLRQSQEQLKHAADLNAAVAADLEFHRHLATIGGNQVLALMLASIADLEEQARLVSLRRVGLPDAHAQHQQVLDAVAVGDAEAARDAMLRHVSAAQNTPPRRASTARRSRS; encoded by the coding sequence GTGACCAAACCTCTGCAACGCACGCCTCTGCCCGAAGCCATCGCCCGGCATCTGCTCGACGAGTTCGGCACCGCCGAATGGCTGCCGCCCGAACGCCAACTCGCCGCCGATCTCGGCGTGAGTCGCGCCGCCTTGCGCGAAGCCATCAAACGGCTCGAAAACCAGGGTCTGCTCGAATCACGCCATGGCGTCGGCGTGCGCGTCACCCGCAATTTCAACGCGCCGTTGGGTCAGCTGCTGACCCACGCCGTGCCTTCCCCCAGCGCCCGCATTCGTCAGTTCGCCGCGGTGCGTGTGCTGGTCGAGCCCGAGATCGCCCGACTCGCCGCCTTGCGAGCCAAACCCGCCGATCTGGCCCGGCTCCGCCAGAGCCAGGAGCAACTCAAACACGCGGCCGACCTCAACGCCGCCGTCGCCGCCGACCTCGAATTTCACCGCCACCTCGCCACCATCGGCGGCAACCAGGTCCTCGCGCTCATGCTCGCATCCATTGCCGATCTCGAGGAGCAGGCCCGCCTCGTATCACTCCGCCGCGTCGGTTTGCCCGACGCCCACGCCCAACATCAACAGGTGCTCGACGCTGTCGCCGTCGGCGACGCCGAGGCCGCCCGTGACGCCATGCTCCGCCACGTGTCGGCCGCGCAAAACACCCCACCTCGACGCGCGTCCACCGCGCGCCGCTCCCGCTCATGA
- a CDS encoding FAD-binding oxidoreductase, whose product MTAPDVRHALGSTLADADILTEIEDLIPYGFDGTATLKERPLAVVFPRSTKQVSAVVKWAREARVPVVSRGNGTGLSGGSVPVAGGLVLCLNHLDRIVELDRANLTIRAQAGVVTQDIFAAADAAGLFYPPDPGSMKISTIGGNVAENSGGLRGLKYGVTRDYVLGMEVVLADGSICRLGTACVKDVAGYSLRDLFIGSEGTLGIVTEVLLKLLPRPTARRTLLATFAAMDEAAATVSAIIAAGIVPCTLEFLDRRTIQCVEDFAHVGLPTDAEAVLLIEADGHPAAVDDEVAHIEKLCREHAATTVRVAADAAEATRLATARRSAFSALARLRPTTILEDVTVPRSELAAMIRDVEAIALKHDVQIATFGHFGDGNLHPTILTDERDTAEMHRVEAAITAIVEAALARGGTITGEHGVGLAKKPFLRRQLGDASYSLLQLVKRSFDPDGLLNPGKIFDLPA is encoded by the coding sequence ATGACTGCTCCTGATGTGCGCCACGCGCTCGGCTCCACGCTGGCCGACGCCGATATTCTCACGGAAATCGAAGACCTCATTCCCTACGGTTTCGACGGCACGGCGACGCTCAAAGAACGGCCCCTGGCCGTGGTCTTCCCGCGCTCCACCAAGCAGGTCTCCGCCGTCGTCAAGTGGGCCCGCGAAGCTCGGGTTCCCGTCGTGTCCCGCGGCAACGGCACCGGCCTGTCCGGAGGCAGCGTGCCCGTCGCCGGCGGTCTCGTGCTGTGCCTCAACCACCTCGACCGCATCGTCGAACTCGATCGCGCGAACCTAACGATACGGGCTCAAGCCGGCGTCGTGACGCAGGACATCTTCGCCGCCGCCGATGCCGCCGGTTTGTTTTATCCGCCCGATCCTGGCTCGATGAAGATCAGCACCATCGGGGGCAACGTGGCGGAAAATTCCGGGGGTCTGCGCGGACTCAAATACGGCGTGACCCGCGACTACGTGCTCGGCATGGAGGTCGTGCTCGCGGACGGATCGATCTGCCGCCTCGGCACCGCCTGCGTCAAAGATGTAGCGGGATACTCCCTCCGCGACCTCTTCATCGGCAGCGAAGGCACGCTCGGCATCGTGACCGAGGTGCTACTCAAACTCCTGCCTCGACCCACCGCCCGGCGCACGCTGCTGGCCACCTTTGCCGCCATGGACGAGGCTGCCGCCACCGTGTCCGCCATCATCGCCGCCGGCATCGTGCCGTGCACGTTGGAGTTTCTCGACCGCCGCACCATCCAATGCGTTGAGGATTTTGCGCACGTCGGACTGCCCACCGATGCCGAGGCGGTTCTGCTCATCGAGGCCGACGGACACCCGGCCGCTGTCGACGACGAAGTCGCTCACATTGAAAAACTCTGCCGCGAACACGCCGCCACCACCGTGCGCGTCGCCGCCGATGCCGCGGAGGCCACCCGTCTCGCCACCGCGCGGCGCAGTGCGTTCAGCGCGCTGGCACGACTGCGTCCGACCACCATTTTGGAAGATGTCACCGTGCCGCGCAGCGAGCTGGCCGCCATGATCCGCGACGTCGAAGCGATCGCCTTAAAACACGATGTGCAGATCGCCACCTTCGGCCATTTCGGCGACGGCAACTTGCACCCGACCATTCTCACCGACGAACGTGACACCGCCGAAATGCACCGCGTCGAAGCCGCCATCACCGCCATCGTCGAGGCCGCTCTCGCGCGCGGTGGCACCATCACCGGCGAACACGGCGTCGGCCTGGCGAAAAAACCATTCCTCCGACGTCAACTCGGCGACGCGTCCTACTCCCTTTTGCAGTTGGTCAAACGCAGTTTCGATCCGGATGGCCTGCTCAATCCCGGCAAGATTTTCGACCTGCCCGCCTAA
- a CDS encoding (Fe-S)-binding protein — translation MSPTSATPSAPSPAVDHGPTRHLGAMDYSVLQQCMHCGMCLPTCPTYVETKKERHSPRGRIALMRAVADGELAVSKAFGEEMYYCLGCLACTTACPAGVDYPTLFEAARAEVEDAKVLDSPKRNAIRATVLRGLFTRPRLLRLVGRLLWIWQASGGQTLFRRLRLTRLLPPNLRRLEPQTPTIRARFSHQLIQPVESSANPKPLRRVAVLTGCVQDLAFSEINRATVDVLRANGCEVHTPPVQPCCGSLHGHNGDLATARDLARRQIDLIDPDRFDAIISNAGGCGSHLRNYDHLLAADDAYAAKAATWSRKLRDIHEYLVEINFRAPLAPPSPQTITYHESCHLCHGQKVSVQPRDILRAIPGVELRECGESSWCCGSAGIYNITQPKTSGWLQDRKLDLLTATGADIVATANPGCHLQIANGLQAQGDDHTTVEHPIVLLARAYAAEAND, via the coding sequence ATGTCTCCCACCAGCGCCACACCTTCCGCTCCGTCACCCGCCGTCGATCACGGCCCCACCCGCCATTTGGGCGCCATGGATTACTCCGTGCTGCAGCAATGCATGCACTGTGGCATGTGCCTGCCCACCTGCCCCACCTACGTCGAAACCAAGAAGGAACGTCACTCTCCCCGCGGACGTATCGCTCTCATGCGAGCCGTCGCCGACGGCGAACTCGCCGTGAGCAAAGCGTTCGGCGAAGAGATGTATTATTGCCTCGGTTGTCTGGCCTGCACCACCGCCTGCCCGGCCGGGGTCGACTATCCGACATTGTTCGAAGCTGCTCGCGCCGAAGTCGAAGACGCCAAGGTGCTGGATTCCCCGAAGCGTAACGCCATCCGTGCCACCGTGCTGCGCGGATTGTTCACCCGACCGCGTCTGCTGCGCCTCGTGGGTCGACTGCTGTGGATCTGGCAGGCCAGCGGCGGCCAAACCCTGTTCCGCCGACTGCGGCTAACCCGCCTGCTGCCGCCGAATCTGCGCCGCCTCGAGCCACAAACCCCGACCATTCGCGCCCGGTTTTCCCACCAGCTCATCCAACCCGTCGAATCGTCCGCGAACCCGAAACCCTTGCGCCGCGTCGCCGTGCTCACGGGCTGCGTGCAGGATCTCGCGTTCAGTGAAATCAATCGCGCCACGGTCGACGTCCTGCGCGCGAACGGCTGCGAAGTGCACACCCCGCCGGTGCAGCCCTGCTGCGGTTCGCTGCACGGACACAACGGCGATCTCGCCACCGCTCGTGATCTCGCCCGCCGCCAGATCGACCTCATCGACCCCGACCGCTTCGACGCCATTATTTCCAACGCCGGCGGCTGCGGTTCCCACCTGCGCAATTACGATCACCTGCTCGCCGCCGACGACGCCTACGCCGCCAAAGCCGCGACCTGGTCGCGCAAGCTCCGCGACATCCACGAATACCTGGTCGAAATCAATTTTCGCGCGCCGCTCGCCCCGCCGTCCCCCCAGACCATCACCTACCACGAATCCTGTCACCTCTGCCACGGCCAGAAAGTCAGCGTGCAACCCCGCGACATTCTGCGCGCCATTCCCGGGGTCGAACTGCGCGAATGCGGCGAGTCGAGTTGGTGCTGTGGCAGCGCGGGCATCTACAACATCACCCAGCCGAAAACCTCGGGGTGGTTGCAGGATCGCAAGCTCGATCTCCTCACCGCCACCGGCGCGGATATCGTCGCGACCGCCAACCCGGGTTGCCATCTCCAGATCGCCAACGGCCTGCAAGCCCAAGGCGACGACCACACCACCGTCGAACACCCCATCGTCCTCCTCGCCCGCGCCTACGCCGCGGAAGCAAACGATTGA
- a CDS encoding sodium:solute symporter family transporter: MSFTDSIIVLVYLAVIVAVGVRYRGRQNDINDYFTAQSGFGGSLGTLMVGLSLGATVFSALSFVAYPSIVITYGATVLTSMLGFPVAYVVLRYWFLPRYLAQSPGTPYEIIERRFGVPTRLVASGLFVLLRLCWMSALIYAPVIVVMASCQLGDQWFWPLVLVIGLVSTAYTVVGGIRGVIITDAIQFLLIIAVLLSTILYVLFKVPLTLGEVGNYLTNETDLLELNWSLNPTATITVWGMAIGATLQNMSTFTADQMSLQRYLAAGGVKPASRAFGTSMLSMILVLTMLAAVGLTVGTWYSLHPDPAVPQDADKIFPYFVATQLPTGFMGVVIAAILAATMSSITSGINALSGSLLSDFYPFSGKVAPRSLLRYARLTSAVIGVLATVVAGMIEDMGTLFDIMNAFYGIFLGPLLGCIVCAVAPLAVRSGALITGLFVGSGAGFAVAYSDVANLWVSGVSAVVTIVVAKLLTAVLPAASRPAQS, from the coding sequence ATGAGTTTCACCGACAGCATCATCGTATTGGTTTATTTGGCCGTCATCGTGGCCGTGGGGGTGCGTTACCGCGGGCGTCAGAACGACATCAATGACTACTTCACGGCCCAGAGTGGCTTTGGCGGCAGTCTGGGCACGCTGATGGTGGGGTTGAGCCTGGGAGCCACCGTGTTCAGCGCCCTGAGTTTTGTGGCTTATCCGAGCATTGTCATCACCTACGGAGCGACGGTATTGACCTCGATGTTGGGATTTCCGGTGGCCTATGTGGTGCTGCGCTACTGGTTCCTGCCGCGCTATCTGGCGCAGTCGCCGGGCACGCCCTACGAGATTATTGAACGCCGTTTCGGCGTGCCCACGCGGCTGGTGGCATCGGGCTTGTTTGTCTTGCTGCGGTTGTGCTGGATGTCGGCGCTGATTTACGCGCCGGTGATCGTGGTCATGGCGAGTTGTCAGCTGGGCGATCAGTGGTTTTGGCCTCTGGTCCTGGTGATCGGTCTCGTGAGCACGGCCTACACCGTAGTGGGAGGAATCCGGGGCGTGATCATTACCGATGCGATTCAGTTTTTGCTGATCATTGCGGTGCTGCTGAGCACAATCCTTTACGTGTTGTTCAAAGTGCCGCTGACGCTGGGAGAAGTGGGCAACTACCTGACGAACGAAACGGATTTGTTGGAACTGAACTGGTCGCTGAACCCCACCGCGACGATCACGGTGTGGGGTATGGCCATCGGGGCGACCCTACAGAACATGAGCACGTTCACCGCGGACCAAATGTCGCTGCAACGTTACTTGGCGGCGGGTGGGGTAAAGCCGGCCTCGCGGGCGTTTGGCACCAGCATGCTCTCGATGATTCTGGTGCTGACGATGCTGGCCGCAGTGGGCCTGACGGTGGGGACGTGGTATAGCCTGCATCCGGACCCGGCGGTGCCACAGGACGCCGACAAGATTTTCCCCTACTTCGTGGCGACGCAGTTGCCGACGGGATTCATGGGCGTGGTGATTGCGGCCATTCTGGCGGCTACGATGAGCAGCATCACCAGTGGGATCAATGCGCTGTCAGGATCGTTGTTGAGTGATTTCTATCCGTTTTCCGGGAAGGTAGCGCCGCGGTCGTTGTTGCGGTATGCGCGATTGACCAGCGCGGTGATCGGCGTGCTGGCCACGGTCGTGGCGGGAATGATTGAGGACATGGGCACGCTGTTCGACATCATGAATGCGTTTTACGGCATCTTCCTCGGACCCTTGCTCGGGTGCATCGTCTGCGCGGTGGCACCGCTGGCAGTGCGTAGTGGGGCGCTGATCACCGGGTTGTTCGTCGGTAGTGGCGCGGGCTTTGCCGTGGCATATTCCGATGTGGCCAATCTATGGGTTTCTGGGGTGTCCGCCGTGGTGACGATTGTCGTGGCGAAGTTGCTCACCGCGGTGTTGCCCGCCGCGTCCCGTCCGGCGCAGTCGTAA
- a CDS encoding Gfo/Idh/MocA family protein, producing the protein MSSSSPQVLIIGCGSIGTRHARTFLATGRFDVFVCDTDPERAAAVASSLGVAAVPDWQAALTESSAITHVLIATPAPLHVAMARTCLAAGKHVLIEKPLALTMAGIDDLIRVRDAADRFAGVAYVQHFAPALQAARTFLAARTFGPIRHVTVNAGQHFPTFRPAYREIYYNDHAQGGGAIQDALTHVANAVEWIVGPTTRLFCDASHQVLEGVTVEDTVNLVAQNGPTRVSYALNQFQAPNELRCDFHAAGGSVRIELHRQHWGVLPLGATAWQWHAAPLEDRDQQFTAQAHAFLDATEGRDHPICTLEEGAQSIRFNLAALQSARELRLVEP; encoded by the coding sequence GTGTCTTCCTCATCACCGCAAGTGCTCATCATCGGATGTGGATCGATCGGCACCCGCCACGCGCGCACGTTTCTCGCGACCGGCCGGTTCGACGTGTTCGTGTGCGACACCGATCCGGAGCGGGCGGCCGCCGTGGCCAGTTCGTTGGGTGTTGCCGCCGTGCCGGACTGGCAAGCCGCCCTGACCGAATCATCAGCGATCACTCACGTGCTCATCGCCACCCCGGCTCCTCTACACGTCGCCATGGCCCGGACTTGTCTGGCGGCGGGCAAACACGTGCTGATCGAAAAACCGCTGGCTCTGACCATGGCCGGAATCGACGACCTCATTCGCGTTCGCGATGCCGCCGATCGTTTCGCCGGAGTCGCCTACGTGCAGCATTTCGCGCCCGCGCTGCAGGCCGCCCGAACCTTTCTCGCAGCGCGGACCTTCGGTCCCATCCGCCACGTGACCGTCAACGCTGGTCAGCATTTTCCCACCTTTCGCCCGGCGTATCGTGAGATCTACTACAATGACCACGCGCAGGGCGGCGGTGCGATCCAGGACGCCCTCACCCACGTGGCCAACGCCGTCGAATGGATCGTCGGTCCCACCACCCGCCTATTCTGCGACGCCAGCCACCAGGTGCTGGAGGGCGTGACGGTCGAGGACACGGTCAACCTCGTCGCCCAAAACGGACCGACCCGCGTCAGCTACGCGCTCAATCAGTTTCAGGCCCCCAACGAACTGCGATGCGATTTTCACGCCGCGGGTGGTTCCGTTCGCATCGAATTGCACCGCCAGCACTGGGGCGTGCTGCCCTTGGGCGCCACCGCATGGCAGTGGCATGCGGCGCCGCTGGAGGATCGCGACCAGCAATTCACGGCCCAGGCCCACGCCTTCCTCGATGCCACCGAGGGACGCGATCACCCGATCTGCACCCTGGAGGAGGGCGCGCAAAGCATTCGCTTCAATCTCGCCGCCCTGCAATCGGCCCGGGAGCTGCGCCTCGTCGAACCATGA